Genomic DNA from Papilio machaon chromosome 14, ilPapMach1.1, whole genome shotgun sequence:
CGGTCACGACTTGGTGTAAATATCGTAAGACTGTTGTCTTGTTGTAAAATGATATAGTTAAGTTTATATTGTACACCTTTTTGTATTAACAATAAGTGTTAAAATACTCACGTTAAAGAGTAGCTTAAGGAGCCGTcacttaattttcttaaatgcatagttagtatataaaaagaacaaattattgctttaattttaactaaatacgTAAATAATTCAGCAAAATACAGTactatttcaaaaatgttacGTTTTAATATTTGGCTACTTATCGTGGTACATtatgttctaaataaataagatattgaATACTTAACTAAgagacattaaattaaattacaacctatatgaaatataactttgttaaatctgttaaaattatgttacagttatttttgtttataatttttttattttgtaaatcaaATTGATTTGAACGAttcaattcatttaatttttcatttcagttaataaataaattatgttgaaacaaattgtattcataaaatgtaaatgtatacataaaatgttaagttGTTTGATTACATTTCTAAAGATGTAGACTGTAAAGTGACTTCTGATGAACTTTGTTCAAATACCacgttatatttattgtatacacTATATTAGTGTAAAGACTAGATAcaacttttataaaagttgTACTAAATTTATCAGGAAGtactaattaaaacatatcacatataatttgtgttttacttacaataataataataaataagtatattaaatagaaattttaaattgtactaaaattacaacctttttataaaatacaacacGACACAACACTCTCACAATGTAACAggcaattattgtaaaattttggaATGTTACAATGCAACTTTAAAAATGGACGGCTTGGTACTAAATATAGACCTTAAATACtacttaaaagtaaaattgcaCTAAAAAGGCACGTATTTAAGACTATGTTTTATCTTTACTCGTACTACTACTACCGCTATCAATTACAATATCCGTTAAACTGCCTCGCCTTGAACTAGATTCGGGGCTGGAAGTACTTTCTTTACGTATTCTTGAAAAAAGTCTAGGCACGGGACCACTAGAACGGCTTAAATCAGTTGGAGCTGGCGAATATCTCCTAGTCCTTGGTTGTTGTGGCTCTTCTTGTGTACTCTCAGTGTATGGTGGCGGAGGCTGATTTAACATAGACATTCTGTTTTCTCTCGCCGCTTTCGCTGTAATTTGTAATTCTGCACCAGCAACCACAGTAGCAAGGGTCGGTGTAAATTGTGGAGCGGCCGCTCTAGCTGAAACTCTTCTACGTCTTGGCCCTGTTACATCTTCTGTTTCGAATCTACTAGGAAGTGGCGGTAAACAAAAATCAGGCCTTAGAGATCCACGCCTTCTATTTTGTCCATTATCAGATACTCCGTCTGTCCCGATCGTATTGTTAGCTACTTGAGAAGCAGTCTCTAAAGCTGCTAAAGCTCGAAGTAAGTCTGCTACACTAGTTTGTTCCAAGACTTCTACTTGTGCTGATTCCGATAGAGTAGACAAATCTACGTCAGGATCAAATAAACTCGGACGACCCCGTCTAGTCATGTTTCTGTATTCGTCTATATCGCCAGAGAAAAGACTCCTTCGACCACCTTCGGTAGCATTTCTATAGTTTTGTATGTCGCCTGCAAATAAGCTATTCCTACCTTTTTTTGTTTGGTCTTGATATTGTCTTATACTGGTTTCAAGATCACTGGTACTACCGCACGGTGAGCTAGTTTTCCGATCTTTACCAAATGTAGGGAACAAACTACTTCGTCCGCGAcgtgttttttctttatagttGACTAATTCATCAGAACTCTCTGGAAgcgtatcatcatcatctttcTTTGATTTTCCAAATGTAGGAAATAGGCTGAGACGGCCTTTTCGTGTTCGATTTTGATATTTCTGTACTTCCTCTTCATCGACTGTATCATCCTCGTCATTACTTGTGGGGTTACTAAAATCAAACGTTGGGAATATGCTATGTCTGCCACGTTTGGTTCCTTCTTTGTATCGTTTAGCGTCTTCATCGAGATTGCTGAAATCAAATGTAGGAAATATACTGCGCCTACCAGAGTTAGTTTTCTCTTTGTAATCGTTTAAAGAGGACGTATTCTCATATTcactgaaattaaaagtagGAAAAATACTATGCCTTTTTGGTTTATGTTGATATGCTTTGGCTGCAGCCATATCTTCATCTTCAGAAAAGTCAAAGGTTGGAAATATGCTATGTCGGCCTCGCTTAGTCTTTTCCTTATAAGCTTTTGCTTCATCGTCTTCGTCTTTGTTAAAATCAAACATTTGAAAGATACTGTATCTTCCTCGTctagttttttctttgtacGAATTTTCATCGCTTTTGTGTTCTGGAGAGGATTCTCCAAATCCAAATGATGGGAACATGCTACCGCGTCTAGTTTTTTCTTGAATGTTGTCACTAGAACCTTGCGCTAGACTAACTCTGCCTttcatagaatttttaatatattctgtAGGACTTTCGTGTGCACTTGGTTTTCTGAATAGTcttgaaaataaactttttgatGGCTGCACTTTATCGGTGGTTGTAGAGTCAATGTTGGTGGGAAGCGATAGCTTTCCACTTCTCATATTGGCCTCTTTTCTGTATTTTTCTGCGGTATCCCCATTTGTCCAAGTGAAATCATGATCTAATTTTGAAACTGATTCTTTTCTATAATTAGGTACAGCAACACTTAGGGCTCTTGTTCTTTTTGGAGAACTAGATAAAATTTCTTGCCCTATGCTGAATATAGGCGGGGTTTCAGTTGCCAGTATATGATCATCATCAAACATATGTACACCTCTCTCTTGTTGCGCTTCGAATCCCCCTAAAACATTAACAACTCTCGCTAATAACTCTGCTGGTTTTACTATAGCAGAAgctgtaaatgttttttcctTATCAATTCCAAGTAAATCTGTATCTGATTGTATACGAAGCATGTCTCTCGCCGAAAGGGCAATATTTTCTGAGTTTGCACGTTTTCTTTTCACTATCGGCCCTCTTGGTTCTACGTCAAAAGTAAGTATGGGGCAACTTGCACTTCTATGAATTTGCGGTGCTGCTTCTACATATACTGGCTGAAAATAAAgggattatttaataaaatgtaaaagatgtaattaaattatgcgtAACTTCTCTTTATTGAAAAAGtcgtataataattatgtgttaATAATGTTCTTACCTTTAACTTTAAAAGATTTGCTTCGTTGATGATCTTCCTTATATTGGCCATGTCTTTTGTAAAACCTTGGAATATTTTACTCTGAGTCGATTTTAACTGGTATGCCAATTTCTGTTCCAATTTGTGTATTCGCTCGGATCTCATTCCGCTGGTAATAAATCCGAGTAACATGACAATGTATCCTAAGCCAAAGGTAATCCAGATAATAAGGAATATCTGGTACGTGAAGTAGTAGCCATACTTGAAACCGTTGTTGACAGTTCCTGAAATGAGTAAGGTgatataacatattaataatgtaagaaAAGTATTCGATTTACCCAGAACACAAGTAAAAGTATAGACGGATGCcgtcaaatttataaaaatacattttgttatacCAACCTGCAACTAAATCTCCAAATCCAATTGTAGTCAGTGTGACGAATGCATAGTAGACAGCAGCCACATAATCCCATCCTTCAAATACTACGAAGATGCAAGCGGGCAAAAATATGAAGAAAAGAAATCCAGGAATCAAGTACAGCATGATTTGTCCCAGCATACCGAGGTTGTTGAAGAAGTAGTCCAAATTGTCAGCTCTTTTTTCATTTCTCTTCTTGTATTTCCGGTATGTTGATATAAGCTGAAGATTAAAGAATTGGAATATAAAAACGAGCCCTATCATTAAATCACACGAAGGTAGTTACTAAGTTGAACGCTTCCTTTTGCTCACGATACAATACTTACAATCTTAgcttacaataattgttacaaaacCATCAGAccttaattaaagtttttctacTTAAGAAAATTTTGAAACACATGTTCAATATTAATAGGATGGAGTGCGTAACAATTATTAACTGATTATAAATTCTtccaaaaaatgaaaataatcttataaatgGGGTTTCTTTAATAAGAGcgtgaataatttaaaaaaagatgtacaaaaaggttttatacttccaactgttatttaaaatcaacagAATAAATTAGGTAGTGTCCTATTGATATATAAGGTATAAAAATTACCTGTAATCCAAAATATTCGCCGAGATTTGCTAAAAGAATACCATTGATCGGTATACCAAACAGTCCGTAAAATATCATCAGGATTCGCGACAAATGTGTTGTTGGAGATAAATTACCGtatcctgaaataaataaaaacacgcctgaaaaaaatcatatacatCTCACTGCCGATATACATAtctaaaaacatgttatctctGTGATTTCTTAGAGAATTAGATAGatgaaaattttgttgttatgcaaattttcagcagtggaaacagACTGTTTATCTATCACTTACATCTAATTTTTGTACATAGTAAAATGTggtattataataatgtattttctgACATaagtatatttacttttttcctTAGTTtcgttacattattaaaaccaCATTTTAGCgctcatttaaaataatatgaatgtaAAGGCGCGTTAACATCTACTACTACTCGGACAAAGAAATTGAGATGGCTCTATAATGTGGAACGAGATCTTAAATGTATTGGTTGGAAACAATAGGCCAAAGTAGACCGACATGAAAAAATTTACTGGATCAGACCCGGGTCCACTCGAGGATCTAAATCCTATTATGATAATGATCATGATGAGAGGCGTTTGTTCTTCTTTGCATAAAATGTgagaaagaaaacaaatgcAATCAGCATGGGTTAAAG
This window encodes:
- the LOC106719813 gene encoding open rectifier potassium channel protein 1, with product MMSKKQLACMLALHIVYLLVGASIFYHIESPVELAQRAEEKLERLEIQNLLYENYIPNDPEKQDSILRKLSDYCGKSMFNYTTEDEEPPFKWDFYHSFFFSYTVVSTIGYGNLSPTTHLSRILMIFYGLFGIPINGILLANLGEYFGLQLISTYRKYKKRNEKRADNLDYFFNNLGMLGQIMLYLIPGFLFFIFLPACIFVVFEGWDYVAAVYYAFVTLTTIGFGDLVAGTVNNGFKYGYYFTYQIFLIIWITFGLGYIVMLLGFITSGMRSERIHKLEQKLAYQLKSTQSKIFQGFTKDMANIRKIINEANLLKLKPVYVEAAPQIHRSASCPILTFDVEPRGPIVKRKRANSENIALSARDMLRIQSDTDLLGIDKEKTFTASAIVKPAELLARVVNVLGGFEAQQERGVHMFDDDHILATETPPIFSIGQEILSSSPKRTRALSVAVPNYRKESVSKLDHDFTWTNGDTAEKYRKEANMRSGKLSLPTNIDSTTTDKVQPSKSLFSRLFRKPSAHESPTEYIKNSMKGRVSLAQGSSDNIQEKTRRGSMFPSFGFGESSPEHKSDENSYKEKTRRGRYSIFQMFDFNKDEDDEAKAYKEKTKRGRHSIFPTFDFSEDEDMAAAKAYQHKPKRHSIFPTFNFSEYENTSSLNDYKEKTNSGRRSIFPTFDFSNLDEDAKRYKEGTKRGRHSIFPTFDFSNPTSNDEDDTVDEEEVQKYQNRTRKGRLSLFPTFGKSKKDDDDTLPESSDELVNYKEKTRRGRSSLFPTFGKDRKTSSPCGSTSDLETSIRQYQDQTKKGRNSLFAGDIQNYRNATEGGRRSLFSGDIDEYRNMTRRGRPSLFDPDVDLSTLSESAQVEVLEQTSVADLLRALAALETASQVANNTIGTDGVSDNGQNRRRGSLRPDFCLPPLPSRFETEDVTGPRRRRVSARAAAPQFTPTLATVVAGAELQITAKAARENRMSMLNQPPPPYTESTQEEPQQPRTRRYSPAPTDLSRSSGPVPRLFSRIRKESTSSPESSSRRGSLTDIVIDSGSSSTSKDKT